In Tenebrio molitor chromosome 6, icTenMoli1.1, whole genome shotgun sequence, one genomic interval encodes:
- the Ac13E gene encoding adenylate cyclase type 9 isoform X2, whose amino-acid sequence MLLVAIFLIMTYTEVYNKHMLLMSLIVAFILCIINLSFVVLVPMKTDPLSFPTTSDISPVGHFSICIELLMVIYTLIPLKLYMSITIGICYSSAFEILTHCLQNQPFDASTITVRLLSHICIHLIGLHILIMTNVRMRNTFMKVGQSLLVRRQLESEKKLKENMIHSLMPSSVADWLLNEEETFTKSDQRNSDPETNDIRSLFRPFNMNRVENVSILFADIVGFTKMASKKSAEELVEILNNLFQRFDHLCKFHNCEKISTLGDCYYCVSGCPEPRPDHAKCCVEMGLSMIQAIKQFEQEKNEGVNMRVGVHTGTVLCGIVGTRRFKFDVWSNDVTLANRMESTGKPGTVHISEKTCEFLQDMYLFEEGEPVLGLKTFFILGRVGDRTPSYSGSFRAEGRQKYTNSLQLFVSPPTSSPSMSPQSRPRVLSCDTTHIKAAHNPNMLSPDVCKIKASSLPSILDSENEQEGDNCKESADCDNVKTPTSTASSGKYTVKLKSWKIPKFLRKAEGKTDLEIDQQVPSNSEDRISTSGGYQQVPTIIETSNVSNGKKKESFISVTDADDDKRSSIFLDDPRDTIDVKSYISQSRSDVGQYDYSPGELNQFMRTGSYRSQYGRSPNEFSFLQRAGSNRSRRGRSPNFDVFPRERTTSASVTVGNTERGKISLEVPGRLTNISLLDDHFAAQSVHSRKDSGIKSNSRRSSVQQLDNTLPNSDMLQHRVSGYYTSSHSTVSSPQYSVRKPGPFFDKWGACIQHLRKQSDRQLIKCVQENSKSRGSYFIKPQLRKLSLFFKDGQMEQDYRANVHSLEQPDSILTLANSKFNTYFDVCVSSLAFVIVSVSLWLLYGHTTLWLVMSSFFVAVQALGWALCSKRVVECSDKCLGCVSRFYRWNMFGAVLVSLPLVTVLINFCTKVFTTSETSNYLYTYLLFVGVIHFCNFTQLNCWMKNFLAVLFAAIFIPLFLNGTCSNFFVETKEKNVELNPIVAILDDANKTQSNRYDDSLEHYSFLYKSEILMDLFLLLVLVCLLNREFEIGYRLSFHANYVSNRDKINVQNLKTQADYLIYNIVPEHVADQLKRNAKYSENFKDVGIIFASIVNFNEMYDESYLGGKEYLRVLNELIADFDELLDREEFESVEKIKTIGSTFMAASGLNSETRQKQTDPHDHLYALMDFALEMQNVISDFNRDLLEFNLILRIGYNFGDVTAAVIGDTKLYYDIWGDAVNIASRMDSTGVNGHIQVGENCLKVLEEKYAFQPRGSVYVKGKDNMNVYLLRHKKPEGEP is encoded by the exons ATGCTGCTGGTGGCGATATTCCTAATCATGACTTACACCGAGGTCTACAACAAACACATGCTGCTCATGTCTCTGATTGTGGCTTTCATCCTGTGCATAATCAATCTGTCGTTTGTCGTGTTGGTACCTATGAAAACGGACCCGCTCAGTTTCCCCACCACATCAGACATAAGTCCCGTGGGGCACTTCTCCATTTGCATCGAACTCCTGATGGTGATTTACACTTTGATCCCGCTCAAACTCTACATGAGCATCACGATCGGAATTTGCTACTCGTCGGCGTTCGAAATTCTAACGCACTGTCTCCAGAACCAACCGTTCGACGCCTCCACCATCACGGTCCGGCTGTTGTCGCACATTTGCATCCACCTGATCGGGCTCCACATCCTCATCATGACCAACGTGCGCATGAGGAACACGTTCATGAAGGTCGGGCAGAGCTTGCTGGTGAGGCGCCAGCTCGAATCCGAGAAGAAGCTGAAGGAGAACATGATCCACTCGCTGATGCCGTCCAGCGTGGCGGATTGGTTGCTCAACGAGGAGGAGACCTTCACCAAGAGCGACCAGCGCAACTCGGACCCCGAGACCAACGACATCCGCTCGCTTTTTCGTCCGTTCAACATGAATCGAGTGGAAAACGTGAGCATCCTCTTCGCCGACATCGTCGGCTTCACCAAGATGGCCAGCAAGAAGAGCGCCGAAGAACTGGTGGAAATTCTTAACAACCTCTTCCAAAGATTCGACCACTTGTGCAAGTTCCACAATTGCGAAAAGATCTCGACGTTGGGGGATTGTTACTATTGCGTCTCGGGGTGTCCGGAACCGCGCCCGGATCACGCCAAATGCTGCGTGGAAATGGGGTTGAGTATGATCCAAGCGATCAAACAATTCGAGCAAGAGAAAAACGAGGGGGTCAACATGAGAGTCGGGGTGCACACGGGGACGGTCTTGTGCGGGATCGTCGGCACGAGGAGGttcaaatttgacgtttgGAGCAACGACGTCACTCTTGCTAATCGCATGGAGTCCACGGGGAAACCCGGCACGGTGCACATATCGGAGAAGACGTGCGAGTTCCTCCAGGACATGTACCTGTTCGAGGAGGGAGAGCCAGTTCTAG gACTGAAAACGTTTTTTATTCTTGGTAGAGTCGGGGATCGGACGCCATCGTACAGCGGCAGTTTTCGCGCTGAAGGCAGACAAAAGTACACCAACTCGCTGCAGCTGTTCGTGTCGCCGCCGACGTCGTCGCCGTCCATGTCGCCCCAGTCCAGGCCTCGCGTCCTCTCCTGCGACACCACTCACATCAAGGCCGCTCACAATCCGAACATGCTGTCGCCGGACGTCTGCAAGATCAAAGCGAGCAGCCTGCCGAGCATCCTCGACTCGGAAAACGAACAAGAAGGCGATAATTGCAAAGAAAGCGCTGACTGTGATAACGTGaaaacgccaacttcgaccgCCAGCTCGGGCAAGTACACCGTGAAACTGAAGAGCTGGAAGATACCGAAATTCCTCCGGAAAGCCGAAGGTAAAACCGACCTGGAGATCGACCAACAAGTCCCGTCGAATTCGGAGGACAGAATATCGACGTCCGGGGGCTACCAGCAAGTGCCGACGATAATCGAAACGTCGAACGTCTCCaacggcaaaaagaaagaatCCTTTATTAGCGTCACCGACGCGGACGACGACAAACGCAGCAGTATTTTTTTGGACGACCCCAGGGACACCATCGACGTGAAATCGTACATAAGTCAGTCGAGGAGCGACGTCGGACAATACGACTACTCCCCGGGGGAGCTGAACCAGTTCATGAGAACGGGGAGTTATCGATCGCAGTACGGGAGGTCCCCGAACGAGTTCTCGTTTCTGCAAAGGGCGGGGAGCAATCGATCTAGACGCGGACGGTCGCCCAACTTTGACGTGTTCCCGCGGGAGAGGACGACGAGCGCTAGCGTCACAGTGGGCAACACCGAAAGGGGGAAAATCTCCTTGGAGGTTCCGGGGAGGCTCACTAACATTTCGCTCCTGGACGACCACTTCGCGGCACAGTCGGTACACAGCAGGAAAGACTCGGGGATCAAGAGCAACAGTCGCAGGAGCAGCGTCCAGCAG CTCGACAACACACTTCCCAATTCAGACATGCTGCAACACCGAGTCTCGGGTTACTACACATCGAGTCACAGCACGGTGAGTTCCCCCCAATACTCCGTGCGGAAGCCGGGCCCCTTCTTCGACAAATGGGGCGCCTGCATCCAACACTTGCGAAAACAATCAGACCGTCAATTAATCAAGTGCGTACAAGAAAACTCCAAGTCGAGAGGTTCCTATTTTATCAAACCGCAGTTGCGGAAGTTGTCGCTGTTCTTCAAGGACGGACAGATGGAGCAGGATTACCGCGCCAACGTCCACTCTCTCGAGCAGCCCGACTCCATCCTGACTCTGGCCAACTCGAAATTCAACACTTACTTCGACGTTTGCGTTTCCAGTCTAGCCTTCGTCATCGTGTCCGTCTCGCTGTGGCTCCTGTACGGCCACACCACTCTGTGGCTGGTGATGTCGTCGTTTTTCGTGGCCGTGCAGGCTCTGGGTTGGGCGTTGTGCTCGAAGCGCGTCGTCGAGTGCTCGGACAAGTGTCTGGGCTGCGTTTCACGCTTTTACAGGTGGAACATGTTCGGCGCCGTCTTGGTAAGTCTGCCTCTGGTGACCGTCCTGATAAATTTCTGCACGAAGGTGTTCACCACGTCCGAAACGTCGAACTATCTGTACACGTATTTGCTGTTCGTGGGGGTGATCCACTTTTGCAACTTCACCCAGCTGAACTGCTGGATGAAGAATTTCCTGGCGGTGTTGTTCGCCGCCATTTTCATTCCGCTGTTCCTCAACGGGACTTGTTCGAATTTTTTCGTCGAAACCAAGGAGAAGAACGTCGAGTTGAATCCGATCGTGGCGATACTCGACGACGCCAACAAGACCCAGTCGAACCGCTACGACGACAGTCTGGAGCACTACAGTTTCCTGTACAAATCCGAGATCCTGATGGACCTCTTCCTGCTGTTGGTGCTCGTTTGTCTGCTGAATCGCGAGTTCGAGATCGGCTACCGGTTGAGTTTCCACGCCAACTACGTCTCCAACCGGGACAAGATCAACGTGCAGAACCTGAAGACCCAAGCCGACTACCTGATCTACAACATCGTACCTGAACACGTGGCCGACCAGCTGAAGCGCAACGCCAAGTACTCGGAGAACTTCAAAGACGTGGGGATCATATTCGCGAGCATCGTCAACTTCAACGAGATGTACGACGAGAGCTACCTGGGCGGGAAGGAGTACTTGAGGGTGCTGAACGAGCTGATCGCCGACTTCGACGAGTTGCTCGACCGCGAGGAGTTCGAGAGCGTCGAAAAGATCAAGACCATCGGGAGCACTTTCATGGCCGCGAGCGGGCTCAACTCGGAGACGCGCCAGAAGCAGACCGACCCCCACGACCACCTCTACGCCCTGATGGACTTCGCCCTCGAGATGCAGAACGTGATCAGCGACTTCAACCGCGACCTCCTCGAGTTCAACCTGATCCTGCGCATCGGCTACAACTTCGGCGACGTGACCGCGGCGGTCATCGGCGACACCAAGTTGTACTACGACATCTGGGGCGACGCCGTCAACATCGCCTCGAGGATGGACTCGACCGGCGTCAACGGTCACATCCAGGTCGGCGAGAACTGCCTCAAGGTGCTCGAGGAGAAGTACGCCTTCCAGCCGCGCGGCTCGGTCTACGTCAAGGGCAAAGACAACATGAACGTTTATCTGTTACGCCACAAGAAACCCGAAGGGGAACCGTAG
- the Ac13E gene encoding adenylate cyclase type 9 isoform X1, whose protein sequence is MTSEKRPSSVTYRSETDHPSDDENAQISLDPQLQLYLAQVSEQSGCWGRFFPIPFERAAQKSWWDPTFDSEILEEQYKRSSSSHSRFKFRYALWYMLLISFSWLVYFLVTGIVSKTNHWPTLCAVLGVLMLLVAIFLIMTYTEVYNKHMLLMSLIVAFILCIINLSFVVLVPMKTDPLSFPTTSDISPVGHFSICIELLMVIYTLIPLKLYMSITIGICYSSAFEILTHCLQNQPFDASTITVRLLSHICIHLIGLHILIMTNVRMRNTFMKVGQSLLVRRQLESEKKLKENMIHSLMPSSVADWLLNEEETFTKSDQRNSDPETNDIRSLFRPFNMNRVENVSILFADIVGFTKMASKKSAEELVEILNNLFQRFDHLCKFHNCEKISTLGDCYYCVSGCPEPRPDHAKCCVEMGLSMIQAIKQFEQEKNEGVNMRVGVHTGTVLCGIVGTRRFKFDVWSNDVTLANRMESTGKPGTVHISEKTCEFLQDMYLFEEGEPVLGLKTFFILGRVGDRTPSYSGSFRAEGRQKYTNSLQLFVSPPTSSPSMSPQSRPRVLSCDTTHIKAAHNPNMLSPDVCKIKASSLPSILDSENEQEGDNCKESADCDNVKTPTSTASSGKYTVKLKSWKIPKFLRKAEGKTDLEIDQQVPSNSEDRISTSGGYQQVPTIIETSNVSNGKKKESFISVTDADDDKRSSIFLDDPRDTIDVKSYISQSRSDVGQYDYSPGELNQFMRTGSYRSQYGRSPNEFSFLQRAGSNRSRRGRSPNFDVFPRERTTSASVTVGNTERGKISLEVPGRLTNISLLDDHFAAQSVHSRKDSGIKSNSRRSSVQQLDNTLPNSDMLQHRVSGYYTSSHSTVSSPQYSVRKPGPFFDKWGACIQHLRKQSDRQLIKCVQENSKSRGSYFIKPQLRKLSLFFKDGQMEQDYRANVHSLEQPDSILTLANSKFNTYFDVCVSSLAFVIVSVSLWLLYGHTTLWLVMSSFFVAVQALGWALCSKRVVECSDKCLGCVSRFYRWNMFGAVLVSLPLVTVLINFCTKVFTTSETSNYLYTYLLFVGVIHFCNFTQLNCWMKNFLAVLFAAIFIPLFLNGTCSNFFVETKEKNVELNPIVAILDDANKTQSNRYDDSLEHYSFLYKSEILMDLFLLLVLVCLLNREFEIGYRLSFHANYVSNRDKINVQNLKTQADYLIYNIVPEHVADQLKRNAKYSENFKDVGIIFASIVNFNEMYDESYLGGKEYLRVLNELIADFDELLDREEFESVEKIKTIGSTFMAASGLNSETRQKQTDPHDHLYALMDFALEMQNVISDFNRDLLEFNLILRIGYNFGDVTAAVIGDTKLYYDIWGDAVNIASRMDSTGVNGHIQVGENCLKVLEEKYAFQPRGSVYVKGKDNMNVYLLRHKKPEGEP, encoded by the exons ATGACTTCCGAAAAGAGACCCTCGTCGGTGACCTACAGGTCGGAGACGGACCACCCTTCCGACGACGAGAACGCCCAAATTTCTCTCGACCCGCAGTTGCAACTCTACCTGGCCCAGGTCTCTGAGCAGAGCGGCTGCTGGGGCCGATTTTTTCCCATTCCGTTCGAGCGAGCCGCGCAAAAGTCCTGGTGGGATCCCACATTCGACTCTGAAATCCTAGAGGAACAGTACAAAAGGAGCTCCAGTTCGCACAGCAGGTTCAAATTCAG GTATGCATTATGGTACATGTTGCTAATTTCATTCTCGTGGCTGGTGTACTTCCTGGTGACCGGCATAGTTTCGAAGACCAATCACTGGCCGACATTGTGCGCAGTCCTGGGGGTGTTGATGCTGCTGGTGGCGATATTCCTAATCATGACTTACACCGAGGTCTACAACAAACACATGCTGCTCATGTCTCTGATTGTGGCTTTCATCCTGTGCATAATCAATCTGTCGTTTGTCGTGTTGGTACCTATGAAAACGGACCCGCTCAGTTTCCCCACCACATCAGACATAAGTCCCGTGGGGCACTTCTCCATTTGCATCGAACTCCTGATGGTGATTTACACTTTGATCCCGCTCAAACTCTACATGAGCATCACGATCGGAATTTGCTACTCGTCGGCGTTCGAAATTCTAACGCACTGTCTCCAGAACCAACCGTTCGACGCCTCCACCATCACGGTCCGGCTGTTGTCGCACATTTGCATCCACCTGATCGGGCTCCACATCCTCATCATGACCAACGTGCGCATGAGGAACACGTTCATGAAGGTCGGGCAGAGCTTGCTGGTGAGGCGCCAGCTCGAATCCGAGAAGAAGCTGAAGGAGAACATGATCCACTCGCTGATGCCGTCCAGCGTGGCGGATTGGTTGCTCAACGAGGAGGAGACCTTCACCAAGAGCGACCAGCGCAACTCGGACCCCGAGACCAACGACATCCGCTCGCTTTTTCGTCCGTTCAACATGAATCGAGTGGAAAACGTGAGCATCCTCTTCGCCGACATCGTCGGCTTCACCAAGATGGCCAGCAAGAAGAGCGCCGAAGAACTGGTGGAAATTCTTAACAACCTCTTCCAAAGATTCGACCACTTGTGCAAGTTCCACAATTGCGAAAAGATCTCGACGTTGGGGGATTGTTACTATTGCGTCTCGGGGTGTCCGGAACCGCGCCCGGATCACGCCAAATGCTGCGTGGAAATGGGGTTGAGTATGATCCAAGCGATCAAACAATTCGAGCAAGAGAAAAACGAGGGGGTCAACATGAGAGTCGGGGTGCACACGGGGACGGTCTTGTGCGGGATCGTCGGCACGAGGAGGttcaaatttgacgtttgGAGCAACGACGTCACTCTTGCTAATCGCATGGAGTCCACGGGGAAACCCGGCACGGTGCACATATCGGAGAAGACGTGCGAGTTCCTCCAGGACATGTACCTGTTCGAGGAGGGAGAGCCAGTTCTAG gACTGAAAACGTTTTTTATTCTTGGTAGAGTCGGGGATCGGACGCCATCGTACAGCGGCAGTTTTCGCGCTGAAGGCAGACAAAAGTACACCAACTCGCTGCAGCTGTTCGTGTCGCCGCCGACGTCGTCGCCGTCCATGTCGCCCCAGTCCAGGCCTCGCGTCCTCTCCTGCGACACCACTCACATCAAGGCCGCTCACAATCCGAACATGCTGTCGCCGGACGTCTGCAAGATCAAAGCGAGCAGCCTGCCGAGCATCCTCGACTCGGAAAACGAACAAGAAGGCGATAATTGCAAAGAAAGCGCTGACTGTGATAACGTGaaaacgccaacttcgaccgCCAGCTCGGGCAAGTACACCGTGAAACTGAAGAGCTGGAAGATACCGAAATTCCTCCGGAAAGCCGAAGGTAAAACCGACCTGGAGATCGACCAACAAGTCCCGTCGAATTCGGAGGACAGAATATCGACGTCCGGGGGCTACCAGCAAGTGCCGACGATAATCGAAACGTCGAACGTCTCCaacggcaaaaagaaagaatCCTTTATTAGCGTCACCGACGCGGACGACGACAAACGCAGCAGTATTTTTTTGGACGACCCCAGGGACACCATCGACGTGAAATCGTACATAAGTCAGTCGAGGAGCGACGTCGGACAATACGACTACTCCCCGGGGGAGCTGAACCAGTTCATGAGAACGGGGAGTTATCGATCGCAGTACGGGAGGTCCCCGAACGAGTTCTCGTTTCTGCAAAGGGCGGGGAGCAATCGATCTAGACGCGGACGGTCGCCCAACTTTGACGTGTTCCCGCGGGAGAGGACGACGAGCGCTAGCGTCACAGTGGGCAACACCGAAAGGGGGAAAATCTCCTTGGAGGTTCCGGGGAGGCTCACTAACATTTCGCTCCTGGACGACCACTTCGCGGCACAGTCGGTACACAGCAGGAAAGACTCGGGGATCAAGAGCAACAGTCGCAGGAGCAGCGTCCAGCAG CTCGACAACACACTTCCCAATTCAGACATGCTGCAACACCGAGTCTCGGGTTACTACACATCGAGTCACAGCACGGTGAGTTCCCCCCAATACTCCGTGCGGAAGCCGGGCCCCTTCTTCGACAAATGGGGCGCCTGCATCCAACACTTGCGAAAACAATCAGACCGTCAATTAATCAAGTGCGTACAAGAAAACTCCAAGTCGAGAGGTTCCTATTTTATCAAACCGCAGTTGCGGAAGTTGTCGCTGTTCTTCAAGGACGGACAGATGGAGCAGGATTACCGCGCCAACGTCCACTCTCTCGAGCAGCCCGACTCCATCCTGACTCTGGCCAACTCGAAATTCAACACTTACTTCGACGTTTGCGTTTCCAGTCTAGCCTTCGTCATCGTGTCCGTCTCGCTGTGGCTCCTGTACGGCCACACCACTCTGTGGCTGGTGATGTCGTCGTTTTTCGTGGCCGTGCAGGCTCTGGGTTGGGCGTTGTGCTCGAAGCGCGTCGTCGAGTGCTCGGACAAGTGTCTGGGCTGCGTTTCACGCTTTTACAGGTGGAACATGTTCGGCGCCGTCTTGGTAAGTCTGCCTCTGGTGACCGTCCTGATAAATTTCTGCACGAAGGTGTTCACCACGTCCGAAACGTCGAACTATCTGTACACGTATTTGCTGTTCGTGGGGGTGATCCACTTTTGCAACTTCACCCAGCTGAACTGCTGGATGAAGAATTTCCTGGCGGTGTTGTTCGCCGCCATTTTCATTCCGCTGTTCCTCAACGGGACTTGTTCGAATTTTTTCGTCGAAACCAAGGAGAAGAACGTCGAGTTGAATCCGATCGTGGCGATACTCGACGACGCCAACAAGACCCAGTCGAACCGCTACGACGACAGTCTGGAGCACTACAGTTTCCTGTACAAATCCGAGATCCTGATGGACCTCTTCCTGCTGTTGGTGCTCGTTTGTCTGCTGAATCGCGAGTTCGAGATCGGCTACCGGTTGAGTTTCCACGCCAACTACGTCTCCAACCGGGACAAGATCAACGTGCAGAACCTGAAGACCCAAGCCGACTACCTGATCTACAACATCGTACCTGAACACGTGGCCGACCAGCTGAAGCGCAACGCCAAGTACTCGGAGAACTTCAAAGACGTGGGGATCATATTCGCGAGCATCGTCAACTTCAACGAGATGTACGACGAGAGCTACCTGGGCGGGAAGGAGTACTTGAGGGTGCTGAACGAGCTGATCGCCGACTTCGACGAGTTGCTCGACCGCGAGGAGTTCGAGAGCGTCGAAAAGATCAAGACCATCGGGAGCACTTTCATGGCCGCGAGCGGGCTCAACTCGGAGACGCGCCAGAAGCAGACCGACCCCCACGACCACCTCTACGCCCTGATGGACTTCGCCCTCGAGATGCAGAACGTGATCAGCGACTTCAACCGCGACCTCCTCGAGTTCAACCTGATCCTGCGCATCGGCTACAACTTCGGCGACGTGACCGCGGCGGTCATCGGCGACACCAAGTTGTACTACGACATCTGGGGCGACGCCGTCAACATCGCCTCGAGGATGGACTCGACCGGCGTCAACGGTCACATCCAGGTCGGCGAGAACTGCCTCAAGGTGCTCGAGGAGAAGTACGCCTTCCAGCCGCGCGGCTCGGTCTACGTCAAGGGCAAAGACAACATGAACGTTTATCTGTTACGCCACAAGAAACCCGAAGGGGAACCGTAG